A single region of the Bdellovibrio bacteriovorus genome encodes:
- a CDS encoding lipase chaperone produces MARRLSIVIFLIVLGGAALYFWNKGASSSVITANTEASTTLSSAKDHESTSTATVAVESSEKTQTTEIASNQEPAQMVPRSRRLPKSERDSIKLNTQNAEFSESPLFADSDWKIWNGVRAVPKNAGPPSAVVVGEMTGFYLVKEEAADPSAFSASQPIVVYDARLGIAGVVTGTFSVVLKEGVSPQVLTQNLGLKVLNSFPDIRTYYVTSPQEPFDLKVVQDILKNDPSLESSEMEILSRTYEKN; encoded by the coding sequence ATGGCACGTCGGTTATCCATAGTCATTTTCTTGATCGTATTAGGGGGAGCGGCTCTTTATTTTTGGAATAAAGGGGCTTCTTCGTCAGTAATAACTGCAAACACCGAAGCTTCTACCACTTTATCATCTGCAAAGGACCATGAGTCCACCTCCACTGCCACCGTGGCAGTAGAGTCTTCTGAAAAAACTCAAACCACTGAAATTGCTTCCAATCAAGAACCAGCGCAGATGGTGCCGCGATCTCGTCGCTTACCCAAGTCAGAGCGGGATTCTATTAAGCTGAATACACAAAATGCAGAGTTTTCCGAATCGCCGCTTTTTGCTGATAGTGATTGGAAAATCTGGAATGGCGTAAGAGCCGTCCCTAAAAATGCGGGACCACCTTCCGCAGTCGTTGTCGGCGAAATGACGGGTTTTTATTTAGTTAAAGAGGAAGCGGCGGATCCGAGTGCTTTTTCCGCGTCTCAGCCGATCGTGGTTTATGATGCTCGATTGGGAATTGCGGGTGTCGTCACGGGAACTTTTTCGGTGGTCCTTAAAGAAGGAGTTTCGCCACAGGTTCTTACGCAAAACTTGGGACTGAAAGTTTTAAATTCGTTTCCGGATATTCGTACTTATTACGTGACGTCTCCTCAAGAGCCTTTTGACTTAAAAGTCGTCCAAGATATTTTAAAAAATGATCCCTCTTTAGAATCTTCAGAAATGGAAATTTTAAGTAGAACTTATGAAAAGAATTAG
- a CDS encoding response regulator, with product MKDKRINTKDLVDKIEKMTKARIASQDVVSLDQFREAKKKLDPKVILVIEDDETMRLAMKRILETEGYVTKLAADATELSTALDDHPVDLILMDVGLPWVNGFELAQLLKDHRDLKKIPLVFVSGKATEDDMKKAFEIGADDYIKKPFDVEKLKKTVQTLLKLNE from the coding sequence ATGAAGGATAAAAGAATCAACACGAAGGATTTAGTCGACAAAATCGAGAAGATGACGAAGGCGCGCATCGCGAGCCAGGACGTTGTCTCTTTAGATCAATTTCGTGAGGCGAAGAAGAAACTTGATCCCAAAGTGATCTTAGTTATCGAAGATGATGAGACCATGCGTTTGGCGATGAAGAGAATTCTAGAAACTGAAGGTTACGTGACGAAGCTTGCCGCTGATGCCACGGAACTTTCTACGGCCTTGGATGATCATCCGGTTGATTTGATTTTGATGGATGTGGGTCTTCCATGGGTGAACGGTTTTGAACTGGCCCAGCTTCTGAAGGACCATCGCGATCTTAAAAAGATTCCGTTGGTTTTCGTTTCTGGCAAAGCCACCGAAGACGACATGAAAAAAGCTTTCGAAATCGGCGCTGATGACTACATCAAAAAGCCTTTCGACGTCGAAAAGCTAAAGAAAACTGTTCAGACACTTCTTAAATTGAACGAGTAG
- the trxB gene encoding thioredoxin-disulfide reductase: MTQDTKVENVIIIGSGPAGLTAAVYTSRANLEPLMIEGEEAGGQLMTTTEVENFPGFEHGITGPDLITVMRKQAERFGTRFITRNVTKVDFSQRPFKVWIGDKLHLAKSIIISTGASAKYLGLPSERQYSNRGVSACATCDGAFFRNQEIGVVGGGDTAMEEATFLTRFASKVYVIHRRDHFRASKIMAERVMKNPKIEVLWNTEVTEVMGDGKSMTSAKIRDVNTGEVKDLGITGLFLAIGHKPNTDLFKGMLDMNETGYLITQPNTTYTNIPGVFAAGDVQDHVYRQAITAAGTGCMAAIDAERWLEAQGSH, from the coding sequence ATGACTCAAGATACTAAAGTTGAAAATGTGATTATCATCGGCTCAGGCCCTGCAGGTTTGACAGCAGCTGTTTACACATCTCGTGCGAATTTAGAACCGTTAATGATCGAAGGCGAAGAAGCCGGTGGTCAGTTAATGACGACAACAGAAGTTGAAAACTTCCCTGGCTTTGAGCATGGAATCACGGGACCTGATCTCATCACGGTGATGAGAAAACAAGCCGAAAGATTTGGAACTCGTTTCATCACTCGCAATGTGACGAAAGTGGATTTCTCGCAACGTCCGTTCAAAGTTTGGATTGGTGACAAACTTCATTTGGCAAAATCAATCATCATCTCTACCGGCGCAAGTGCGAAGTACCTGGGTCTTCCTTCAGAAAGACAGTATTCAAACCGTGGTGTGTCCGCTTGTGCGACTTGTGACGGAGCTTTCTTCCGTAACCAAGAAATTGGTGTTGTTGGCGGTGGTGACACCGCGATGGAAGAAGCGACTTTCCTCACTCGTTTTGCTTCTAAAGTTTATGTGATCCATAGACGTGATCACTTCCGTGCTTCCAAAATCATGGCTGAGCGTGTGATGAAAAATCCAAAGATTGAAGTTCTTTGGAACACGGAAGTCACCGAAGTTATGGGCGATGGCAAAAGCATGACAAGCGCTAAGATCAGAGACGTCAACACGGGTGAAGTGAAGGATCTAGGTATTACGGGTCTATTCCTAGCCATTGGCCATAAGCCAAATACAGACCTTTTCAAAGGTATGTTGGATATGAATGAGACAGGGTATTTGATTACTCAGCCGAACACGACCTATACTAATATTCCAGGTGTCTTTGCGGCCGGAGACGTGCAAGATCACGTATACCGCCAAGCCATCACGGCAGCCGGTACAGGCTGTATGGCAGCTATTGATGCTGAAAGATGGTTAGAAGCTCAAGGTTCTCACTAA
- a CDS encoding 2Fe-2S iron-sulfur cluster-binding protein, which produces MPLISFKKNRPAFEVPSGANLMKSLLEAGLPVASSCDGDGVCAKCKIIIVEGKENLTPENETEAFLRESKDLPKDVRISCQTQVIGDVTIDATYW; this is translated from the coding sequence ATGCCTTTGATTTCGTTTAAAAAAAATCGTCCTGCCTTTGAGGTTCCTTCGGGGGCAAACCTGATGAAATCTCTTCTTGAAGCCGGCCTCCCCGTCGCTTCAAGTTGCGATGGTGATGGTGTTTGCGCCAAGTGCAAGATCATCATTGTTGAAGGCAAAGAGAATTTGACCCCGGAAAACGAAACGGAGGCCTTCTTAAGGGAGTCTAAAGATCTGCCAAAAGATGTTCGCATTAGCTGCCAAACTCAAGTGATTGGCGACGTCACAATTGACGCAACTTATTGGTAA